In Mycolicibacterium phocaicum, one DNA window encodes the following:
- a CDS encoding lipoprotein LpqH — MRQQVAIGAVGMAAVLGLAGCSDDKPSSETTSSTSSTSSTTKTSSASSATASPAQPPTGNPPPGQAEVTVDGARQKITGNVVCTNAVGNFNIAIGQQVSGVAVVLTPDAATVHSVILGNVNGVILGYQQGMSGGQATASKDGNTYIISGSATGVTAALPPVMVTKPFEIRVTCS; from the coding sequence GTGAGGCAACAGGTTGCGATCGGTGCGGTGGGCATGGCCGCCGTCTTGGGGCTGGCCGGGTGCAGCGACGACAAGCCGTCGTCGGAGACGACGAGCTCGACCAGCAGCACAAGCAGCACGACCAAGACGTCGTCGGCCTCCAGCGCGACGGCCTCGCCCGCCCAGCCTCCGACCGGCAATCCACCGCCGGGTCAAGCCGAGGTGACCGTTGACGGGGCGCGCCAGAAGATCACGGGAAATGTGGTGTGCACCAACGCGGTCGGCAACTTCAACATCGCAATCGGACAGCAGGTTTCCGGAGTGGCGGTGGTGTTGACGCCCGACGCCGCGACCGTGCACTCGGTGATCCTGGGCAACGTCAACGGCGTCATTCTCGGTTACCAGCAGGGCATGTCGGGCGGTCAGGCCACCGCGTCCAAGGACGGCAACACGTACATCATCAGCGGTAGCGCTACCGGGGTGACGGCAGCGCTACCGCCTGTGATGGTGACCAAGCCCTTCGAGATTCGCGTTACGTGTAGTTGA
- a CDS encoding Glu/Leu/Phe/Val dehydrogenase dimerization domain-containing protein, producing MPTPAGVFGRSHKLSSRSHEQVVFCEDAESGLKAIIAIHSTALGPALGGCRMYPYADEFEALEDVLRLSWGMTYKAAAAGVNLGGGKSVIIGDPTSDKSEALFAAFARYVNTLGGRYVTAGDVGTNTDDLDIMGKYTSHVTGRSAVAGGSGDSARLTALGVFNAMRAGAESVWGAATLAGRTVGVEGVGKVGRELIALLLADGADVFATDVNDAALQRLSSDHPSVRVVNSVADAPVDVYAPCALGATLTPMSAQTIEAKLVCGAANNQLATPDVELLLGRRGITWVPDFVANAGGLIQVAGELHGADRAAVEADVTRIFDRCRDIIASANDAGISIGAAANLFAEQRLDGAI from the coding sequence ATGCCCACCCCCGCCGGAGTCTTCGGTCGCTCGCACAAGTTGAGCTCCCGCAGCCATGAGCAGGTCGTGTTCTGCGAGGACGCCGAGTCCGGCCTCAAGGCCATCATCGCCATTCACTCGACGGCGCTGGGTCCTGCCCTCGGCGGTTGCCGCATGTACCCGTACGCCGACGAGTTCGAGGCGCTCGAGGATGTCCTGCGGCTGTCGTGGGGCATGACGTACAAAGCCGCGGCGGCCGGCGTGAACCTGGGCGGCGGCAAATCGGTCATCATCGGCGATCCCACGAGCGACAAGAGCGAAGCGCTGTTCGCGGCCTTCGCGCGCTACGTCAACACCCTCGGCGGACGGTATGTCACCGCCGGCGACGTCGGCACCAACACCGACGATCTCGACATCATGGGTAAGTACACCTCGCACGTCACCGGCCGCAGCGCCGTCGCCGGCGGCTCAGGTGACAGCGCCCGCCTCACCGCACTGGGCGTTTTCAACGCCATGCGGGCCGGCGCCGAATCCGTCTGGGGCGCAGCCACGTTGGCGGGCCGGACCGTCGGTGTCGAGGGTGTCGGCAAGGTCGGCCGGGAACTCATCGCCCTGCTGCTCGCCGATGGCGCCGACGTATTCGCCACCGACGTGAACGACGCGGCACTGCAGCGCCTGTCGAGCGATCATCCCTCGGTGCGCGTCGTCAATTCAGTTGCCGACGCCCCGGTCGATGTCTATGCTCCGTGTGCCCTCGGGGCTACTCTGACGCCTATGAGCGCTCAAACCATCGAGGCGAAACTGGTCTGCGGTGCCGCGAACAACCAGCTCGCGACGCCCGACGTCGAGCTGTTGCTCGGCCGTCGCGGGATCACCTGGGTACCTGACTTCGTCGCCAACGCCGGCGGCCTCATCCAGGTCGCCGGTGAGCTGCACGGCGCGGACCGCGCTGCCGTCGAAGCCGACGTGACCCGCATCTTCGACCGCTGCCGCGACATCATCGCCTCCGCGAACGACGCGGGCATCAGCATCGGCGCCGCCGCGAACCTGTTCGCCGAACAGCGGCTCGACGGGGCCATCTGA
- a CDS encoding NAD-dependent epimerase/dehydratase family protein, with translation MRVLVTGGTGFVGGWSAKAIADKGHSVRFLVRNASRLQTSVAKLGVDVSDHVVGDITDRDSVLRALDGCDAVLHAAALVATDPNQTAQMLSTNMDGARNVLGGAVELGLDPIIHVSSITALFNPDVDKLEADLPVFGGTDGYGRSKAQVEIYARGMQDAGAPVNITYPGMVMGPPVGDQFGEAGEGVAQALQLGAIPGRSAAWTVVDGRDLADLHAALLEPAKGPRRYMAGGHRIPVDELARLLSEVGDKTMLSVPIPDTVLRMAGQVLDRLGPLLPFQTPFTEAAMQYYTQMPDSDDTPSERDLGVTYRDPRITLADTVAGLRNLGR, from the coding sequence ATGCGGGTGCTGGTCACGGGCGGGACCGGGTTCGTCGGTGGTTGGAGTGCGAAAGCCATTGCGGACAAGGGGCATTCGGTCCGCTTCCTGGTGCGCAACGCGTCTCGGCTGCAAACCAGTGTTGCCAAATTGGGCGTCGATGTCTCTGACCATGTGGTCGGCGACATCACCGATCGCGACTCGGTGCTGCGCGCGCTGGACGGGTGCGATGCGGTGCTGCACGCCGCGGCGCTGGTCGCCACCGACCCGAACCAGACGGCGCAGATGCTGAGCACCAACATGGACGGTGCGCGAAATGTGCTGGGCGGCGCCGTGGAACTGGGCCTCGATCCGATCATTCACGTCTCGAGCATCACGGCGCTGTTCAATCCCGATGTCGACAAGCTCGAGGCCGATCTTCCGGTGTTCGGCGGCACCGACGGCTATGGGCGGTCCAAAGCGCAGGTCGAGATCTACGCCCGCGGCATGCAGGACGCCGGGGCTCCGGTGAACATCACCTATCCCGGCATGGTCATGGGTCCGCCGGTCGGCGACCAGTTCGGCGAGGCCGGCGAAGGTGTGGCCCAGGCACTTCAGCTCGGGGCGATTCCGGGACGTAGTGCGGCGTGGACCGTCGTCGACGGTCGGGACCTGGCCGATCTCCACGCGGCGTTGCTCGAGCCCGCCAAGGGTCCCCGCCGTTATATGGCGGGCGGCCACCGCATTCCGGTGGACGAGCTGGCTCGGCTGCTGAGCGAGGTCGGTGACAAGACCATGTTGTCCGTTCCGATTCCCGACACCGTGCTGCGGATGGCCGGTCAGGTACTTGATCGGCTGGGACCGCTGCTACCGTTCCAGACGCCGTTCACCGAAGCGGCGATGCAGTACTACACGCAGATGCCGGACTCGGACGACACCCCGAGCGAACGCGACCTCGGTGTCACCTACCGCGATCCGCGCATCACACTGGCCGACACCGTCGCCGGCCTCCGCAATCTGGGCCGCTGA
- a CDS encoding indolepyruvate ferredoxin oxidoreductase family protein yields the protein MTSVLSRSELAAAEPAAPYDLDDRYRSGAGPVLLTGVQAIARMMVEQHVRDLRAGRRVATFVSGYQGSPLGGVDKMLLGMPSVLTEHDVVFTPGFNEELAATSVWGSQTDLPAGKATHDGVIGVWYGKGPGVDRATDALRHANMYGVNPRGGVLLLVGDDPASKSSTVPAVSERSLAALGIPVLFPRNAEEIITMGMQGVALSRASGCVVAMKIVADVADGAWTVDADVADIAITAPEILWDGKRFTYVQRPMAAPADSLIAEADLYGPRWATVRAFGDVNNLDVLEVDPARATIGIAATGTTFDAVRQALLDLGVDDAALHRAGIRLLRIGMPYPVGQQSVREFARGLEQVIVVEDKTAFIETQVREILYGTTGAPQIVGKHDAAGAPLFPLGGELTAARLLAPLRRVLRDHVELKRTPPPPLSLEVLSAKRTAYFCSGCPHNRSTAIPEGSIGGGGIGCHTLVTMSGRSDSAVVGLTQMGGEGSQWIGQAPFTDVPHLFQNVGDGTFFHSGQLAVQACIAAGVNITYKLLYNEVVAMTGAQDVEGGLVVAGLTHKLTAEGVKQIIICADEPKRHNKKALAKGTLLWHRDRLDEAQKVLREIPGVTVLIYDQHCAADARRQRKRGTLPTRNTRVVINEAVCEGCGDCGTKSNCLSVQPVDTEFGRKTRIDQTSCNTDYTCLDGDCPSFVTVELTPEKKGRKTSRRKAPEPPRVTDPGFGVPTGTQNVLLAGIGGTGIVTVNQVLATAALRAGYEVESLDQIGLSQKAGPVVSHLRFSTSALEPSNRLTSGSADCIIAIDLLTATDNRNLAYGSAERTIAVASTSQTPTGDMVYDKSVAYPETQSLLDRLTAATRTLTHFDALAAAQALFGNTAAANFLVVGAAFQNGGLRLPEASIEEAIGINGVAVAANVAAFRWGRVAVADPAAFAAAVDAARPKAVPAVARPELLASTTFDGEVRRLVELRAGELVGYQNAKVARRYVETVQAVWQLERTITDNTAFSEAVARGLHKFTAYKDEYEVARLLVDPAFLADVQAQVPGGENLTYKLHPPVLRAMGRTKKVGFGPKSHAALKMLAKAKVLRGTRLDPFGYAHVRKVERQLLSHYTAMVLRLAAELTVDNYATAVEAAGLPDIVRGYEDVKLGNVELYWARLRELGIPA from the coding sequence ATGACCAGTGTCTTGTCCCGATCCGAACTCGCAGCGGCCGAACCCGCCGCGCCCTACGACCTCGATGACCGGTACCGCTCCGGCGCCGGCCCCGTCCTGCTGACCGGCGTTCAGGCCATCGCCCGCATGATGGTCGAGCAGCATGTCCGTGACCTGCGCGCCGGCCGCCGCGTCGCGACGTTCGTTTCCGGTTATCAGGGCAGCCCCCTCGGCGGCGTCGACAAGATGCTGCTGGGCATGCCGAGCGTCCTGACCGAACACGACGTCGTCTTCACCCCCGGGTTCAACGAGGAACTCGCGGCCACCTCGGTCTGGGGCAGCCAGACCGACCTGCCCGCCGGGAAGGCCACCCACGACGGCGTCATCGGTGTCTGGTACGGCAAGGGACCCGGCGTCGACCGCGCGACCGACGCGCTGCGCCACGCCAACATGTACGGCGTCAACCCCCGCGGCGGCGTGCTCCTGCTGGTCGGCGACGACCCGGCATCGAAATCGTCGACGGTGCCCGCCGTCAGCGAGCGGTCCCTCGCCGCTCTCGGCATCCCGGTCCTGTTCCCGCGCAACGCCGAAGAGATCATCACGATGGGCATGCAGGGTGTTGCACTGTCGCGCGCCTCGGGCTGCGTCGTGGCGATGAAGATCGTCGCCGACGTCGCCGACGGCGCCTGGACCGTCGACGCCGACGTCGCCGACATCGCGATCACCGCACCTGAAATCCTCTGGGACGGAAAGCGGTTCACCTACGTTCAGCGACCGATGGCGGCCCCGGCCGACAGCCTCATCGCCGAAGCCGACCTCTACGGTCCGCGCTGGGCGACCGTGCGCGCCTTCGGCGACGTCAACAACCTCGACGTCCTCGAAGTCGACCCGGCCCGCGCCACGATCGGCATCGCCGCCACCGGCACCACATTCGACGCGGTCCGCCAGGCGCTGCTCGACCTCGGAGTCGACGACGCGGCTCTGCACCGCGCCGGAATTCGCCTGCTGCGCATCGGGATGCCGTACCCCGTCGGCCAGCAGTCCGTCCGGGAATTCGCCCGGGGCCTCGAGCAGGTGATCGTGGTCGAGGACAAGACGGCCTTCATCGAGACCCAGGTCCGCGAAATCCTCTACGGCACTACCGGTGCCCCGCAGATCGTCGGAAAGCACGATGCCGCGGGCGCGCCGCTGTTCCCGCTCGGCGGCGAGTTGACCGCTGCACGCCTGCTCGCGCCGCTGCGCCGGGTACTGCGCGATCACGTTGAGCTCAAGCGCACGCCTCCCCCGCCGCTGTCGCTGGAAGTGTTGTCCGCCAAGCGAACCGCGTACTTCTGCAGTGGCTGCCCGCACAACCGGTCCACCGCGATCCCGGAGGGCTCCATCGGCGGCGGTGGCATCGGGTGCCACACCCTGGTCACCATGTCCGGCCGCAGTGACAGCGCCGTGGTGGGTCTGACGCAGATGGGTGGCGAAGGCAGCCAGTGGATCGGACAGGCCCCGTTCACCGATGTGCCGCACCTGTTCCAGAACGTCGGCGACGGCACCTTCTTCCACTCCGGACAGCTCGCGGTGCAGGCCTGCATCGCGGCCGGTGTCAACATCACCTACAAGCTGCTCTACAACGAAGTGGTCGCCATGACCGGCGCGCAGGACGTCGAAGGCGGGCTGGTCGTGGCGGGCCTCACCCACAAGCTGACGGCCGAAGGCGTCAAGCAGATCATCATCTGCGCCGACGAACCCAAGCGGCACAACAAGAAAGCCCTCGCCAAGGGCACGCTGCTGTGGCACCGCGACCGGCTCGACGAGGCACAGAAGGTGCTGCGGGAAATCCCGGGCGTCACCGTGCTCATCTACGACCAGCACTGCGCCGCCGACGCCCGCCGCCAGCGCAAGCGCGGCACCCTACCCACCCGCAACACCCGTGTGGTGATCAACGAAGCGGTCTGCGAGGGCTGTGGCGATTGCGGCACCAAGTCGAACTGCCTGTCCGTACAGCCGGTCGACACCGAATTCGGCCGCAAGACCAGGATCGACCAGACTTCCTGCAACACCGACTACACGTGCCTCGACGGCGACTGCCCGTCGTTCGTCACGGTCGAGCTGACCCCGGAGAAGAAGGGCCGCAAGACCTCCCGGCGTAAGGCTCCGGAGCCGCCGCGCGTCACGGATCCCGGATTCGGCGTGCCGACCGGCACCCAGAACGTCCTGCTGGCCGGCATCGGCGGCACCGGCATCGTCACGGTCAACCAGGTACTCGCGACTGCCGCACTGCGCGCCGGCTACGAAGTGGAGAGCCTCGACCAGATCGGCCTGAGCCAGAAGGCCGGACCGGTGGTGTCGCACCTGCGGTTCTCGACCAGCGCGCTCGAGCCGTCCAACCGGCTCACCTCGGGGAGCGCCGACTGCATCATCGCGATCGACCTGCTCACCGCGACCGACAACCGGAATCTGGCCTACGGCAGTGCCGAACGCACCATCGCGGTCGCTTCGACGAGCCAGACCCCGACCGGTGACATGGTGTACGACAAGTCCGTGGCCTACCCGGAGACCCAGTCGCTGCTGGACCGGCTGACCGCCGCCACCCGGACGCTTACCCACTTCGACGCCCTCGCCGCGGCACAGGCACTGTTCGGCAACACCGCGGCAGCCAACTTCCTGGTCGTCGGCGCCGCCTTCCAGAACGGCGGCCTACGCCTGCCCGAGGCCAGCATCGAGGAGGCCATCGGCATCAACGGTGTCGCGGTCGCCGCCAACGTGGCGGCGTTCCGCTGGGGCCGTGTCGCGGTCGCCGATCCGGCCGCGTTCGCCGCCGCCGTCGACGCCGCCCGCCCCAAGGCCGTGCCCGCGGTGGCGCGCCCGGAGCTGTTGGCCAGCACCACGTTCGACGGTGAGGTGCGCCGACTGGTCGAACTGCGAGCCGGCGAGCTGGTCGGTTACCAGAACGCCAAGGTCGCCCGGCGTTACGTCGAAACGGTTCAGGCCGTGTGGCAGCTGGAGCGCACCATCACCGACAACACCGCGTTCAGCGAGGCCGTCGCACGTGGGCTGCACAAGTTCACGGCCTACAAGGACGAGTACGAGGTCGCGCGGCTGCTGGTCGATCCGGCGTTCCTGGCCGACGTGCAGGCGCAGGTGCCCGGTGGGGAGAACCTCACCTACAAGCTGCATCCGCCCGTCCTGCGCGCCATGGGCCGCACGAAGAAGGTCGGCTTCGGACCGAAATCGCATGCGGCACTGAAGATGCTGGCCAAGGCCAAGGTGCTGCGCGGCACCAGGCTGGATCCGTTCGGCTACGCCCACGTCCGGAAAGTGGAGCGGCAGTTGCTGTCTCACTACACGGCGATGGTGCTGCGCCTCGCCGCCGAGCTGACCGTCGACAACTACGCCACGGCCGTCGAGGCCGCCGGACTGCCCGACATCGTCCGCGGCTACGAGGACGTCAAACTCGGCAACGTCGAGCTGTACTGGGCACGCCTGCGCGAGCTCGGCATCCCGGCCTGA
- a CDS encoding HNH endonuclease, whose protein sequence is MSEALVDPDADEAALSGRMAELERVKARAAAEQARIAAALEARRVAAAAAGGPRVSRAALGSEIGLARRESPHRGERLMAMARILVADMPCTLAALESGVLSEHRAELITKEAECLSVLDRRLLDAELCADPATVDGKGDAEITAEAKRIAYRLDQEAIVQRARRAPAGRHVRFRPAADGMATVSVRLPAAEGRAMHTALSDAAASTLASTLPGTTVPAGLGRTHDQIMADVMVQRVTGRNPVQSPVPVTANLVLSDETLLAGGSEPAHLEGYGPIPAEIARDLVVAGALDAQGAAAVRRLYAQPGTNKLVAMESTARAFPKALARFIALRDQICRTPYCNARIRHTDHIRPHAQHGPTSVHNGQGQCAHCNYVKEEPGWHAATTYDRHGRHTVTLTTPTGAVYTSTAPPGPEALRVFTRDVYIARIHPAA, encoded by the coding sequence ATGAGCGAAGCTTTGGTGGACCCCGACGCCGACGAGGCGGCGTTGTCGGGTCGCATGGCGGAGCTCGAGCGGGTCAAGGCGCGTGCGGCGGCCGAGCAGGCTCGGATTGCGGCGGCACTTGAGGCGCGGCGGGTGGCGGCGGCCGCGGCGGGTGGGCCGCGGGTGTCGCGGGCCGCGCTGGGCTCGGAGATCGGGTTGGCGCGGCGCGAGTCCCCGCATCGGGGTGAGCGGTTGATGGCGATGGCCCGCATCCTGGTCGCAGACATGCCGTGCACGCTGGCCGCGTTGGAATCGGGTGTGCTCTCCGAGCACCGGGCCGAGCTGATCACCAAAGAGGCGGAATGCCTGTCGGTGTTGGATCGCCGGCTGCTGGATGCCGAATTGTGCGCCGACCCCGCCACCGTCGACGGTAAAGGTGATGCGGAGATCACCGCCGAGGCCAAGCGGATCGCCTACCGGCTCGATCAGGAGGCGATCGTGCAGCGGGCGCGCCGCGCGCCGGCCGGGCGCCATGTCCGGTTCCGGCCCGCCGCTGACGGCATGGCCACCGTGAGCGTGCGGCTACCGGCCGCCGAAGGCCGCGCCATGCATACCGCGCTGTCCGATGCGGCGGCGAGCACGCTGGCCTCGACACTGCCGGGCACGACGGTACCGGCCGGGTTGGGCCGCACCCACGACCAGATCATGGCCGACGTGATGGTGCAGCGGGTCACGGGCCGCAACCCGGTGCAGTCGCCGGTGCCGGTGACGGCGAACCTGGTGCTCTCCGATGAGACCCTGCTCGCCGGTGGCTCAGAACCGGCGCATCTGGAGGGGTATGGGCCGATCCCGGCCGAAATCGCCCGCGATCTCGTCGTGGCCGGCGCGCTCGATGCCCAGGGCGCGGCCGCGGTGCGGCGCCTGTACGCCCAGCCCGGCACCAACAAGCTGGTGGCGATGGAATCCACCGCGCGGGCGTTCCCGAAAGCCCTGGCCCGGTTCATCGCGCTGCGCGATCAGATCTGCCGCACCCCATACTGCAACGCCAGGATTCGGCACACCGACCACATCCGGCCGCACGCGCAGCATGGCCCCACCAGCGTGCACAACGGTCAAGGCCAATGCGCGCACTGCAACTACGTCAAAGAAGAACCCGGCTGGCACGCGGCCACCACATACGACCGGCACGGCCGCCACACCGTCACCCTGACCACCCCGACCGGCGCGGTCTACACCTCCACCGCACCACCAGGGCCCGAAGCGCTGCGCGTCTTCACCCGCGATGTCTACATCGCGCGGATCCACCCTGCGGCGTAA
- a CDS encoding Lrp/AsnC family transcriptional regulator, which translates to MTIKLDALDSALLSELAADPRTPILELASRLKVARNTVQARMKRLEESGLVRGYPPNINLSQLGFAVHALVFIETDQTKMNAIIEALQDVPHVLEVHATTGRADLLARIAAQTQEELLSVIQRVHRIDGVKHSETMLAMATPVEYRSLPLVQHVTQRRTK; encoded by the coding sequence ATGACCATCAAGCTCGACGCACTCGATTCCGCGCTGCTGTCGGAGCTGGCCGCCGATCCGCGGACGCCGATTCTCGAGTTGGCGTCGCGGCTGAAGGTCGCCCGCAACACCGTGCAGGCGCGCATGAAGCGACTCGAGGAATCCGGCCTGGTCCGCGGCTACCCGCCCAACATCAACCTGTCGCAGCTCGGGTTCGCGGTACACGCGCTGGTCTTCATCGAGACCGACCAGACCAAGATGAACGCCATCATCGAAGCCTTGCAGGACGTCCCCCATGTGCTGGAGGTCCACGCCACGACGGGGCGGGCCGATCTGCTCGCCCGCATCGCCGCTCAGACGCAGGAAGAACTGCTCAGCGTCATCCAGCGGGTGCACCGGATCGACGGTGTCAAGCACTCCGAAACCATGCTCGCGATGGCGACACCCGTCGAATACCGATCGCTGCCTCTGGTGCAGCACGTGACACAACGTCGAACAAAATGA
- a CDS encoding TIGR03617 family F420-dependent LLM class oxidoreductase, with product MHVDVMTVPQPLVQMGALAQRTQAAGFSGLLLTETGRTAYLSAAVASQAAPGLELSTGVAVAFPRSPFVTAASAWELQEATGGRFRLGLGTQVRTHVVRRYGMPFEQPGPRLRDYVRAVKACFTAFRTGKLDHHGDFYDMDFITPQWSPGPIDAPDPKVDIAAVNPWMLRMAGEVADGVHIHPLGEPGYVARHVLPNVAAGAEKAGRSPADIDTIIPAMTIVGDTDEERHNEREFVRASMSFYGSTPNYAFIWDEAGFEGTTARLREKQKAGDMAGMMAQITDDHIAAFATESTWDHLADKLIAKYEGVASRVVLYNALGGSDRFERYGEIARRLSAR from the coding sequence GTGCACGTCGACGTGATGACAGTTCCGCAGCCTCTGGTCCAGATGGGCGCACTCGCCCAGCGCACGCAGGCAGCCGGATTCTCCGGTCTCCTCCTGACCGAGACCGGCCGCACCGCATATCTGAGCGCGGCGGTCGCATCCCAGGCCGCTCCCGGCCTCGAGCTGTCCACCGGTGTCGCCGTCGCGTTTCCGCGCAGTCCCTTCGTCACGGCGGCGTCGGCGTGGGAACTGCAGGAAGCCACCGGCGGCAGGTTCAGGCTCGGTCTCGGCACCCAGGTCCGGACGCACGTGGTGCGCCGCTACGGCATGCCCTTCGAACAGCCGGGCCCGCGACTGCGCGACTACGTGCGCGCCGTGAAGGCATGCTTCACGGCTTTCCGGACCGGCAAGCTCGACCATCACGGCGATTTCTACGACATGGACTTCATCACGCCCCAGTGGAGCCCCGGCCCCATCGATGCGCCCGATCCCAAGGTCGACATCGCCGCGGTGAACCCGTGGATGCTGCGCATGGCCGGTGAGGTCGCCGACGGCGTGCACATCCACCCACTCGGCGAGCCGGGCTACGTCGCCCGCCACGTGCTGCCCAACGTGGCTGCCGGCGCCGAGAAGGCGGGCCGCTCCCCTGCCGACATCGACACGATCATCCCGGCCATGACGATCGTCGGCGACACCGACGAGGAACGGCACAACGAACGCGAGTTCGTCCGCGCCAGCATGAGCTTCTACGGCAGCACGCCGAACTACGCGTTCATCTGGGACGAGGCCGGCTTCGAAGGCACCACGGCGCGCCTGCGGGAGAAGCAGAAAGCCGGCGACATGGCGGGCATGATGGCGCAGATCACCGACGACCACATCGCCGCGTTCGCCACCGAATCCACGTGGGATCACCTGGCGGACAAGCTAATCGCCAAGTACGAGGGCGTGGCCAGCCGCGT
- a CDS encoding VOC family protein: MAEVRKFQVTFDCAVPERVARFWCDVLGYVVPAPPPGFASWDDFDRALPSEHQGSKFACVDPEGIGPRLFFQRVPEGKAVKNRVHLDVRVATGLAGDERLAALETECERLVALGAVRVRLLPADDINESCIVMQDVEGNEFCLD; this comes from the coding sequence ATGGCTGAAGTCAGGAAGTTTCAGGTCACCTTCGACTGCGCGGTACCTGAGCGCGTGGCGCGATTCTGGTGTGACGTGCTGGGGTACGTGGTGCCGGCGCCGCCGCCGGGATTCGCATCGTGGGACGACTTCGATCGCGCGCTGCCATCCGAGCATCAAGGTTCGAAGTTCGCCTGCGTCGATCCCGAGGGGATTGGGCCCCGCTTGTTCTTTCAGCGCGTTCCCGAAGGCAAAGCGGTGAAGAACCGGGTGCATCTGGACGTGCGGGTCGCCACCGGGCTGGCCGGGGACGAGCGCCTTGCGGCGCTCGAGACGGAGTGCGAGCGGCTCGTCGCGCTCGGGGCGGTGCGGGTGCGGCTGCTGCCAGCCGATGACATCAACGAGTCGTGCATCGTCATGCAGGACGTGGAGGGTAACGAGTTCTGCCTCGACTGA
- a CDS encoding amino acid permease yields the protein MGAGGGLFRTKSVEQSIRDTDEPDSKLRKDLTARDLTVFGVAVVIGAGIFTLTAQTAGNMAGPAVSVAFVIAAITCGLTALCYAEFASTVPVAGSAYTYAYATFGELVAWIIGWDLILEFALAVSVVAKGWSQYLGHVLGGTVSPVVHLGSVKFDWGALVIIAIVGVLLATGTKLSSRVSAVAVAIKLSVIVLILVVGATYFKASNLTPFIPAAQPSAKADGVHQSMLAWLTGTGGTSFGWLGLLTAASIAFFAFIGFDVVATAAEETRNPQRDVPRGIFGALAIVTVCYVAVSFVLTGMVPYTQLQGENATLATAFALHGDTWAKNIISIGALAGLSTVVMVMFLGQTRVLFAMSRDGLLPKRLSHTGKHGTPVRLTVIVGVVCAVLAAFVDFGTLAGMVNIGTLVAFILVAIGVPILRRTRPDLKRGFRVPFVPVVPILAALSCLWLMLNLEVETWLRFLIWMAIGVVLYFVYGRSHSMMGRPRPEAHKHLNVTQIAA from the coding sequence ATGGGCGCCGGCGGCGGGCTTTTCCGCACCAAGTCGGTCGAGCAGTCGATCCGGGACACCGACGAACCCGATTCGAAGCTCCGCAAAGACCTGACGGCAAGGGATCTCACAGTTTTCGGCGTTGCCGTCGTCATCGGCGCCGGCATCTTCACCCTTACCGCTCAGACCGCGGGCAACATGGCGGGGCCGGCCGTGTCGGTCGCCTTCGTCATCGCGGCGATCACATGCGGGCTCACCGCGCTGTGCTACGCCGAGTTCGCCTCGACCGTGCCCGTCGCCGGCAGCGCCTACACCTACGCGTACGCCACCTTCGGCGAGCTGGTCGCGTGGATCATCGGCTGGGATCTTATACTCGAATTCGCGCTCGCGGTATCCGTTGTCGCCAAAGGCTGGTCGCAGTATCTCGGCCACGTGCTCGGCGGGACGGTGTCGCCCGTCGTGCACCTCGGGTCCGTCAAGTTCGACTGGGGTGCGCTGGTGATCATCGCCATCGTCGGCGTGCTGCTGGCGACCGGAACGAAGCTGTCATCGCGAGTTTCGGCCGTTGCCGTGGCGATCAAGCTCTCCGTGATCGTGCTGATCCTCGTCGTCGGCGCCACCTACTTCAAGGCCTCGAACCTGACGCCCTTCATCCCGGCGGCGCAGCCCTCGGCGAAGGCCGACGGTGTGCACCAGTCAATGCTGGCCTGGCTCACCGGAACTGGCGGAACGAGCTTCGGGTGGCTGGGCCTGCTGACCGCCGCCAGCATCGCGTTCTTCGCGTTCATCGGCTTCGACGTCGTCGCCACCGCGGCGGAAGAGACCCGCAACCCGCAACGCGACGTCCCCCGCGGCATCTTCGGCGCGCTGGCCATCGTCACCGTCTGCTACGTCGCGGTGTCCTTCGTACTCACCGGCATGGTGCCGTACACCCAGCTCCAAGGGGAGAATGCCACCCTCGCAACGGCATTCGCCCTCCACGGTGACACCTGGGCCAAGAACATCATCTCCATCGGCGCATTGGCGGGCCTCTCGACCGTCGTCATGGTGATGTTCCTCGGCCAGACCCGCGTCCTGTTCGCGATGTCCCGCGATGGCCTGCTCCCCAAGCGGCTCTCGCACACCGGCAAGCACGGCACCCCGGTGCGATTGACCGTCATCGTCGGTGTGGTGTGCGCGGTGCTGGCAGCGTTTGTGGACTTCGGCACGCTCGCGGGCATGGTCAACATCGGCACGCTGGTCGCCTTCATCCTGGTGGCGATCGGTGTGCCGATCCTGCGCCGGACCCGGCCGGATCTCAAGCGCGGCTTCCGCGTGCCCTTCGTCCCCGTGGTCCCGATCCTGGCTGCGCTGTCCTGCCTGTGGCTGATGCTGAACCTCGAAGTCGAGACGTGGCTGCGGTTCCTGATCTGGATGGCCATCGGCGTGGTGCTCTACTTCGTCTACGGCCGGTCGCATTCGATGATGGGACGACCGCGGCCCGAGGCGCACAAGCACCTCAACGTCACCCAGATCGCGGCGTGA